The Dehalococcoidia bacterium genome includes a region encoding these proteins:
- a CDS encoding endonuclease/exonuclease/phosphatase family protein produces the protein MNYNMMHGLYDEDPRAPDFDRFADRLALLARELSVLKPDILVLQEFANSPVAGYPDVRVVLMDALGPDYRMVFGEAGSTRINEGTLGRMTITRLPVVSAANRPIFQGRSAHRVTVQTKGGVIDIYNVHLEGPELVGHQELEVVRLLTFIDSAGRNQNPVILAGDFNSRPGDAALVRVAQLGFRDVAAEKYDVTCEKAGDPGCTRATAPSLVNNLRNLADIRIDYMFVRGGLDIDLKTVSAAPFLNRPLQTDTRELLWVSDHIGIQATFEVVRQPALRPGARLAPRGCEVALASPPPASAPRAAFLRREDDDDQDGLA, from the coding sequence GTGAACTACAACATGATGCATGGCCTCTACGACGAGGACCCCCGCGCCCCTGACTTCGACCGCTTCGCCGACCGGCTGGCCCTGCTGGCGCGCGAGCTCAGCGTCCTGAAGCCGGACATCCTCGTCCTCCAGGAGTTCGCGAACAGCCCGGTGGCTGGCTACCCGGACGTGCGCGTCGTGCTCATGGATGCCTTGGGCCCGGACTACCGGATGGTCTTCGGCGAGGCCGGCAGCACGCGCATCAACGAAGGCACCCTCGGCCGCATGACCATCACGCGCCTGCCGGTGGTCTCGGCCGCGAACCGCCCCATCTTTCAGGGAAGGTCGGCCCACCGGGTCACGGTGCAGACGAAGGGCGGCGTCATCGACATCTACAACGTCCACCTCGAGGGCCCGGAGCTCGTCGGCCACCAGGAACTCGAGGTCGTCCGGCTGCTCACGTTCATCGACTCCGCCGGGCGCAACCAGAACCCGGTGATCCTCGCCGGCGACTTCAACTCCCGTCCCGGCGATGCCGCCCTCGTCCGCGTCGCCCAGCTCGGTTTCCGCGACGTCGCCGCCGAGAAGTACGACGTGACCTGCGAGAAGGCGGGCGACCCTGGCTGCACTCGCGCCACCGCCCCCTCTCTGGTCAACAACCTCCGGAACCTCGCCGATATCCGCATCGACTACATGTTCGTCCGCGGCGGCCTGGACATCGACCTCAAGACCGTTTCGGCGGCGCCTTTCCTAAACAGGCCCCTGCAGACGGACACGCGCGAGCTCCTCTGGGTCTCGGACCACATCGGTATCCAGGCTACGTTCGAGGTCGTCCGCCAGCCCGCCCTACGCCCCGGCGCCCGCCTGGCGCCACGCGGTTGCGAGGTCGCGCTCGCCAGCCCGCCGCCCGCGTCGGCGCCGCGCGCCGCCTTCCTCCGCCGCGAAGACGATGATGACCAGGACGGCCTCGCCTAA
- the phnE gene encoding phosphonate ABC transporter, permease protein PhnE, translated as MRRDAYVVGLSALIVAVLLADVGLFDLDRLARGLENLGTFSKDTVPPDFGIVPDLVDPLVETVEMAVAGTFLGFVLSVPLGLVGARNLSPLPLVAVARLIVAVTRTIPTLVWAILFVIMVGLGPLAGTLGIAIYTVGYLGKLYAEAFEAADPEVVEAVRGVGASRAQLARFVLWPEAANSLLSQLMFMVEYNIRASSILGFVGAGGIGFYIQVYVQTLQYQRLAALLLLTLALVLLLDVLSAWVRERYLLTAR; from the coding sequence GTGAGGCGCGACGCCTACGTCGTCGGGCTTTCTGCCCTCATAGTCGCCGTCCTCCTCGCCGATGTCGGCCTTTTCGACCTCGACCGCCTGGCGCGGGGACTCGAGAACCTCGGCACCTTCAGCAAGGACACCGTCCCGCCAGACTTCGGGATCGTCCCCGACCTCGTCGACCCCCTGGTCGAGACCGTCGAGATGGCCGTCGCCGGGACCTTTCTTGGCTTCGTCCTCTCGGTGCCGCTTGGCCTCGTCGGAGCGCGCAACCTCTCGCCCCTGCCGCTGGTCGCCGTCGCCCGCCTGATCGTCGCTGTTACCCGCACCATCCCAACGCTGGTCTGGGCGATCCTGTTCGTGATCATGGTAGGCCTGGGGCCGCTGGCGGGCACGCTCGGCATCGCCATTTACACGGTGGGCTACCTGGGGAAGCTTTATGCCGAGGCCTTCGAGGCCGCCGACCCGGAGGTCGTCGAAGCCGTCCGCGGCGTCGGCGCCTCGCGTGCTCAGCTCGCGCGATTCGTCCTCTGGCCGGAAGCGGCTAACAGCCTCCTCAGCCAGCTCATGTTCATGGTCGAGTACAACATCCGTGCCTCGTCCATCCTCGGCTTCGTCGGCGCGGGCGGCATTGGCTTCTACATCCAGGTGTACGTCCAGACGCTGCAGTACCAGCGCCTTGCGGCTCTCCTCCTCCTTACGCTGGCGCTAGTATTGCTCCTGGACGTGCTCAGCGCCTGGGTAAGGGAGCGCTATCTCCTGACGGCGCGCTGA
- a CDS encoding ATP-binding cassette domain-containing protein: MKEDGDAVGCEDVWFAYRRDAWVLRGVTLSVAPGGFVAILGRSGSGKTTLVKVLAGLMQPDRGAVRLLGQDVSRGTPPGLRRRVGYIPQQLGLVRSLSALDNTLMGLLGRRKGLATLAGLFPSADIAQARWWLERLSIGHKASEPVYRLSGGERQRVAIARTMLQGPEIVFADEFVSDLDLPRAAEILALMRSISEDQGITFVVNLHDLPLVREFGGRALVLDEGRIVLDLPAAEVSHTTLEAALR; the protein is encoded by the coding sequence GTGAAAGAGGACGGCGATGCCGTTGGCTGCGAAGACGTCTGGTTCGCCTACAGGAGGGACGCCTGGGTCCTCCGCGGCGTAACGCTCTCCGTCGCTCCGGGCGGCTTCGTCGCGATTCTCGGCCGTTCCGGGTCGGGCAAAACGACGCTCGTAAAGGTGCTCGCCGGGCTGATGCAGCCGGACCGCGGTGCCGTACGCCTCCTGGGCCAGGACGTGAGCCGCGGGACACCCCCTGGCCTCCGGCGCCGGGTCGGCTACATCCCGCAGCAGCTTGGCCTCGTCCGCAGCCTGAGCGCCCTGGATAACACGCTCATGGGCCTCCTCGGGCGGCGCAAAGGCCTCGCCACCCTCGCCGGCCTCTTTCCCTCGGCGGACATCGCGCAGGCCCGCTGGTGGCTCGAACGCCTGAGCATCGGCCACAAGGCTTCCGAGCCCGTCTACCGCCTCAGCGGCGGCGAGCGCCAGCGCGTCGCCATCGCCCGGACGATGCTGCAGGGCCCGGAGATCGTGTTCGCCGACGAGTTCGTCTCCGACCTCGACCTGCCGCGCGCCGCCGAAATCCTCGCGCTCATGCGCTCGATCAGCGAGGACCAGGGCATCACGTTCGTGGTCAACCTGCACGACCTCCCCCTGGTCCGCGAGTTTGGCGGCCGGGCACTGGTGCTCGACGAAGGCCGCATTGTCCTCGACCTACCGGCAGCCGAGGTCTCGCATACCACCCTGGAGGCGGCCCTGAGGTGA